The following are encoded together in the Xanthobacter autotrophicus Py2 genome:
- a CDS encoding Heavy metal transport/detoxification protein (PFAM: Heavy metal transport/detoxification protein~KEGG: sal:Sala_2511 mercuric transport protein periplasmic component), whose product MKKSLSALALIMSVMTAPAVFATERTVTFAIDNMTCASCPYIVKTSMAAVPGVSTVAVSFEAKTATVTFDDAQTTPDAIAAASMNAGYPARPTQEQGS is encoded by the coding sequence ATGAAGAAGAGTTTGAGTGCTCTTGCTTTGATCATGTCGGTGATGACCGCGCCTGCCGTGTTCGCTACCGAACGCACAGTCACCTTCGCCATCGACAACATGACCTGCGCCTCCTGCCCCTACATCGTGAAGACCTCGATGGCGGCGGTCCCCGGGGTCTCGACGGTGGCCGTCTCGTTCGAAGCCAAGACCGCGACCGTGACCTTCGACGACGCGCAGACGACCCCGGATGCCATCGCGGCCGCCAGCATGAATGCCGGCTATCCGGCCCGCCCGACGCAGGAGCAAGGCAGTTGA
- a CDS encoding Mercuric transport protein MerT (PFAM: Mercuric transport protein MerT~KEGG: sal:Sala_2510 mercuric transport protein MerT) translates to MRISARKARSDMDISRPSTAGMTSATTDVLASDRAEVGRQRLVAVGGILGALAASSCCIVPLILFSLGIGGAWIGNLTALAPYKPLFVAGTTGVLGYGFYLVYWKPRRACAEDAACARPIPSRIVQIALWFATVLVAAAFAFDYVAPLLLSA, encoded by the coding sequence ATGAGGATTTCGGCAAGGAAAGCGAGATCGGACATGGATATATCGCGACCCAGCACGGCGGGCATGACGTCCGCCACGACCGACGTGCTCGCGTCGGACCGAGCCGAAGTCGGACGGCAGCGCCTGGTCGCCGTCGGCGGCATTCTCGGCGCGCTTGCCGCCTCCTCGTGCTGCATCGTCCCGCTCATCCTGTTTAGCCTAGGCATTGGTGGCGCCTGGATCGGCAATCTGACGGCGCTCGCGCCCTACAAGCCGCTCTTCGTCGCCGGGACGACGGGCGTTCTCGGCTACGGCTTCTATCTCGTCTACTGGAAGCCGAGGCGGGCCTGCGCCGAGGATGCTGCCTGCGCGCGCCCGATCCCCAGCCGCATTGTCCAGATCGCGCTCTGGTTTGCGACGGTGCTCGTCGCGGCCGCCTTCGCATTCGACTACGTCGCCCCGCTGCTGCTTTCCGCCTGA
- a CDS encoding putative transcriptional regulator, MerR family (PFAM: regulatory protein MerR; Transcription regulator MerR DNA binding~KEGG: sal:Sala_2509 transcriptional regulator, MerR family), with the protein MRDHAGVKGLQRAELARRTGSNLETVRYYEKVGLLPEPPRTAAGYRSYDTTHERRLRFVLRARELGFSLDEIRELLRLVDERDQPCAEASAVAAAHLDDVRAKIADLKRMERVLKDVVAQCADGTRPECPLIEALFRERTVN; encoded by the coding sequence ATGCGCGATCACGCTGGCGTGAAGGGCCTGCAGCGGGCTGAGCTCGCCCGGCGGACGGGCAGCAATCTGGAGACTGTGCGCTACTACGAGAAGGTCGGGCTCCTGCCCGAGCCACCGCGCACGGCGGCCGGCTACCGCAGCTACGACACGACGCACGAGCGGCGCCTTCGCTTTGTGCTGCGGGCACGCGAGCTCGGCTTCTCACTCGACGAAATCCGCGAGCTGTTGCGCCTGGTCGACGAACGCGACCAGCCCTGCGCCGAGGCAAGCGCGGTCGCCGCCGCGCATCTCGACGATGTGCGGGCGAAGATCGCTGACCTGAAGCGCATGGAGCGGGTGCTCAAGGACGTCGTCGCGCAATGCGCCGACGGCACGCGGCCGGAATGTCCGCTGATTGAGGCGCTGTTCCGGGAGCGAACTGTCAACTGA
- a CDS encoding domain of unknown function DUF1738 (PFAM: domain of unknown function DUF1738~KEGG: mes:Meso_4138 domain of unknown function DUF1738) — MTTDRTPQPRNDIYERVTSQIIAAIEAGADQYRMPWHHDGSAITTPVNVASRKAYRGVNVIALWAAAHAAGFPAGIWGTYRQWQALGAQVRKGERGHLVVFWKTVDRHGKADVQDGDEDRDEPARRMFARGYTVFNCAQVDGYTPPEIPVLPEAERIERAERFCAALGIDIRHGGSQACYRPSTDHVQMPDFACFRDAAAYYAVLLHECGHASGARHRLDRDLSGRFGSAAYAMEECTVELLSAMICADLHLSVEPRPDHASYIASWLEVLRSDKRAIFTAAAKAQQIADWLHAQQGNACRNDVRGAA, encoded by the coding sequence ATGACCACCGATCGCACACCCCAGCCCCGGAACGACATCTACGAGCGTGTCACCAGCCAGATCATCGCCGCCATCGAGGCCGGCGCCGACCAGTACCGGATGCCCTGGCACCACGACGGATCGGCCATCACTACGCCCGTCAACGTCGCCTCGCGCAAGGCCTATCGTGGCGTCAACGTCATCGCACTCTGGGCCGCCGCGCACGCCGCCGGCTTTCCCGCCGGCATCTGGGGCACCTATCGCCAGTGGCAGGCGCTCGGCGCCCAGGTCCGCAAGGGCGAGCGCGGGCACCTCGTCGTGTTCTGGAAGACCGTCGATCGCCACGGCAAGGCAGACGTACAGGACGGCGACGAGGATCGCGACGAGCCCGCCCGGCGCATGTTCGCCCGCGGCTACACGGTCTTCAACTGCGCGCAGGTCGACGGCTACACGCCGCCCGAGATACCGGTGCTACCCGAGGCCGAGCGCATCGAGCGGGCCGAACGGTTCTGCGCAGCGCTCGGCATCGACATCCGCCACGGCGGATCGCAGGCCTGTTACCGCCCATCCACCGACCACGTGCAGATGCCCGACTTCGCCTGCTTCCGCGATGCCGCAGCCTATTACGCCGTGCTGCTCCACGAATGCGGGCACGCCTCCGGCGCCAGGCATCGCCTCGACCGTGATCTCTCCGGACGGTTCGGCTCGGCCGCCTATGCTATGGAGGAATGCACGGTCGAGCTCCTGAGCGCCATGATCTGCGCCGACCTCCATCTCAGCGTCGAGCCGCGGCCCGACCACGCCAGCTATATCGCCTCCTGGCTCGAGGTGCTTCGCTCCGACAAGCGCGCGATCTTCACCGCCGCAGCCAAGGCGCAGCAGATCGCCGACTGGCTGCACGCCCAGCAGGGCAACGCTTGCCGGAACGACGTCAGGGGCGCCGCATAG